A genomic segment from Propioniciclava sp. MC1595 encodes:
- a CDS encoding AAA family ATPase → MNRTGYENLLQAVGICVSARIPALLWGDPGQGKTAAIESARTAGWHVETLIISHYEPSDFAGLPVLVDGRVDLAPPAWAVRLRDHAGPAIAFFDEFSTASPALQAAALRPLTHYEVGALQLPPTVSFLAAANPADVAAAGWELAAPTASRFVHLDWELPLEVYSEALVTGAWPTMPVYALPDDFDRHLLAQRVLVSGFLRARSSQLSSVPKAAVDRGRAFPTPRTWDYAARLVALARAVEASDAVVRLLVAGCVGGAAAHEFLAWAAAQDLPDSRALLEDPTGAWFTGARADHVYVTLQGVVGAATQAGTPQAWSAAVVACCTAADQAGVDPAVPAVRALLRTRPAGAALPPEVKVFASVLALAGLLPGAGPGPGATGSGGTGTGRAARR, encoded by the coding sequence ATGAACCGGACCGGCTACGAGAACCTCCTGCAGGCGGTGGGCATCTGCGTGTCCGCCCGCATCCCGGCGCTGCTGTGGGGTGACCCCGGGCAGGGCAAGACGGCGGCGATCGAGTCGGCCCGCACCGCGGGGTGGCACGTCGAGACGCTGATCATCAGCCACTACGAGCCCTCCGACTTCGCCGGGCTGCCCGTGCTCGTCGACGGCCGGGTCGACCTGGCCCCGCCCGCCTGGGCGGTGCGCCTGCGCGACCACGCGGGCCCGGCGATCGCGTTCTTCGACGAGTTCTCGACCGCCTCACCGGCCCTGCAGGCGGCCGCGCTGCGCCCGCTGACCCACTACGAGGTGGGCGCCCTGCAGCTGCCGCCGACCGTGAGCTTCCTCGCCGCGGCCAACCCCGCCGACGTGGCCGCGGCCGGGTGGGAGCTGGCCGCGCCCACGGCGTCCCGGTTCGTGCACCTGGACTGGGAGCTGCCCCTGGAGGTCTACTCCGAGGCGCTCGTCACCGGCGCGTGGCCGACGATGCCGGTGTACGCGCTGCCCGACGACTTCGACCGGCACCTGCTGGCGCAGCGGGTGCTGGTCTCGGGGTTCCTGCGGGCGCGGTCGAGCCAGCTGAGCTCGGTCCCGAAGGCCGCGGTCGACCGCGGCCGGGCGTTCCCGACGCCCCGCACCTGGGACTACGCGGCCCGGCTCGTCGCCCTCGCCCGGGCGGTCGAGGCGTCCGACGCGGTCGTGCGGCTGCTCGTCGCGGGGTGCGTCGGCGGGGCCGCGGCCCACGAGTTCCTCGCGTGGGCCGCCGCGCAGGACCTGCCCGACAGCCGGGCCCTCCTCGAGGACCCCACCGGCGCCTGGTTCACCGGGGCCCGCGCCGACCACGTGTACGTCACGCTGCAGGGCGTGGTGGGCGCGGCCACCCAGGCCGGGACGCCGCAGGCGTGGTCGGCCGCGGTCGTAGCCTGTTGCACCGCGGCCGACCAGGCGGGCGTCGACCCGGCGGTGCCGGCGGTCCGGGCGCTGCTGCGCACGCGGCCCGCCGGCGCCGCCCTGCCGCCCGAGGTGAAGGTCTTCGCGTCGGTGCTGGCGCTGGCCGGGCTGCTGCCGGGGGCGGGGCCCGGCCCGGGCGCCACGGGTTCGGGCGGGACGGGGACCGGCCGTGCGGCGCGCCGGTGA
- a CDS encoding DUF2201 family putative metallopeptidase — MRRAGDAVAAAKLWLIADAGARLPYLARGLYALVTVETTEVPRIASDEHWRLYVNPDWAASIEVEALARELAHELWHLLLDHAGRARSVGVDRATGAAWHRATDLALFDTLSPEGVASADLVANAGALRAGHPGKLPPGRPAEEYWATLTRLPAGDPEPEEPPEGEHGHGSSVDGLPRPWELPPEADVGLVDAGHAQGVREVVAIEYRGRKGGRGDTPGEAARWVRRMTEPTLPWEQLLAQAVRRGVGWTSGRTHTTWTRPNRRAASTPGMFLPGWRRPNPTVAMVVDTSGSVDDALLGRALGEVDGALRALGVAGSSVTVLACDAAVQAVTRVRRARDAVLHGGGGTDLRAAMAALEEVRPRPTLAVVLTDGWTPWPATPPAGCAVVVALLLRRGDEAPEVPDWATAIRCELDD, encoded by the coding sequence GTGCGGCGCGCCGGTGACGCGGTCGCCGCGGCCAAGCTCTGGCTGATCGCCGACGCCGGGGCCCGTCTGCCCTATCTGGCCCGCGGCCTCTACGCCCTGGTGACGGTCGAGACGACCGAGGTGCCGCGGATCGCCTCCGACGAGCACTGGCGGCTGTACGTGAACCCCGACTGGGCGGCGTCGATCGAGGTCGAGGCGCTGGCCCGGGAGCTGGCCCATGAGCTCTGGCACCTGCTGCTCGACCACGCCGGGCGGGCCCGCTCGGTCGGGGTCGACCGGGCCACGGGCGCCGCGTGGCACCGGGCGACCGACCTGGCCCTGTTCGACACGCTGTCCCCCGAGGGGGTGGCGTCCGCCGACCTGGTCGCGAACGCCGGGGCGCTGCGCGCCGGGCACCCGGGGAAGCTGCCGCCGGGGCGTCCGGCCGAGGAGTACTGGGCCACCCTCACCCGCCTGCCCGCCGGCGACCCCGAGCCCGAGGAACCCCCCGAGGGCGAGCACGGCCACGGCAGCTCGGTCGACGGACTCCCCCGCCCCTGGGAGCTTCCGCCCGAGGCCGACGTGGGCCTGGTGGACGCCGGCCACGCGCAGGGCGTCCGCGAGGTGGTGGCGATCGAGTACCGCGGCCGCAAGGGCGGGCGCGGCGACACCCCCGGCGAGGCCGCCCGGTGGGTGCGGCGGATGACCGAGCCGACGTTGCCCTGGGAGCAGCTGCTCGCCCAGGCCGTCCGGCGCGGTGTGGGCTGGACGTCGGGGCGCACCCACACCACCTGGACCCGCCCCAACCGCCGGGCGGCCTCGACGCCCGGCATGTTCCTGCCCGGCTGGCGGCGTCCGAACCCCACCGTGGCGATGGTCGTCGACACCTCGGGCTCGGTCGACGACGCGCTGCTGGGTCGTGCCCTCGGCGAGGTGGACGGCGCGTTGCGCGCCCTCGGGGTGGCCGGGTCGTCGGTCACCGTGCTGGCCTGCGACGCGGCGGTGCAGGCGGTCACCCGGGTGCGCCGGGCCCGGGACGCCGTGCTGCACGGGGGCGGCGGCACCGACCTCCGGGCGGCGATGGCCGCACTCGAGGAGGTGCGCCCGCGCCCGACCCTCGCGGTGGTCCTGACCGATGGGTGGACGCCGTGGCCCGCCACGCCGCCCGCCGGCTGCGCGGTCGTGGTGGCCCTGCTGCTCCGCCGGGGGGACGAGGCCCCCGAGGTGCCCGACTGGGCGACCGCGATCCGGTGCGAGCTGGACGACTGA
- a CDS encoding DUF1206 domain-containing protein has translation MGDAAGAAKQAADKGKDAARTIEGSSAYQWLVKVGLVFYGIVHLLVAVTAVRMALGLRGSDEEASNTGALRSLAETPLGAGLLWVVAAGFFALVVWQAVTALIGFHEFDGFKRVRKRLSAALRTVLYGYLGVAAARIASGPDVEDGEDAQESLSQGLLGLPFGQVLVGIVGLAVLGYAIAQVSKAFRTSFHDELDTTLTGAKLRLTQAGFVGKGIAIGIVGALFLWAALDADAQKAGGLDKALQQALQQPLGMWLLLALALGIGAYGIYCFFWARHPKHA, from the coding sequence ATGGGGGACGCAGCGGGGGCGGCCAAGCAGGCCGCTGACAAGGGCAAGGACGCCGCTCGGACGATCGAGGGATCGAGTGCGTACCAGTGGCTGGTGAAGGTCGGGCTGGTGTTCTACGGCATCGTCCACCTGCTGGTCGCGGTCACGGCCGTGCGCATGGCGTTGGGCCTGCGCGGCTCGGACGAGGAGGCCTCCAACACCGGGGCGCTCCGCTCGCTCGCCGAGACGCCGCTCGGGGCCGGCCTGCTGTGGGTCGTGGCCGCCGGCTTTTTCGCGCTGGTCGTGTGGCAGGCGGTGACGGCGCTGATCGGGTTCCACGAGTTCGACGGGTTCAAGCGGGTCCGCAAGCGCCTCTCGGCGGCCCTGCGTACCGTGCTGTACGGCTACCTCGGCGTGGCTGCGGCCCGGATCGCCTCGGGCCCCGACGTCGAGGACGGGGAGGACGCCCAGGAGTCGCTGTCTCAGGGACTGCTCGGGCTGCCGTTCGGGCAGGTGCTGGTGGGCATCGTCGGGCTGGCCGTGCTCGGGTACGCCATCGCCCAGGTGAGCAAGGCGTTCCGCACGTCGTTCCATGACGAGCTCGACACCACCCTCACCGGCGCCAAGCTGCGCCTGACCCAGGCCGGCTTCGTCGGCAAGGGCATCGCCATCGGCATCGTCGGCGCGCTGTTCCTGTGGGCGGCGCTGGACGCCGACGCCCAGAAGGCCGGCGGCCTGGACAAGGCACTGCAGCAGGCGCTGCAGCAACCCCTCGGGATGTGGCTGCTGCTGGCCCTGGCCCTGGGCATCGGCGCCTACGGCATCTACTGCTTCTTCTGGGCCAGACACCCCAAGCACGCCTGA
- a CDS encoding glycosyltransferase, with translation MGRQDWQDMLKHRVSRVAHGTGRRPVLQAAYGGLIGVESAAAAAWAGRRGRGPVDPGTLTLVVKTFERPAVLRRMLASVRKVFAGPVVVADDSRTPGRVDDPRTTVLALPFDTGIGAGRNALLDAVETPYVFMTDDDMVLLPDFDVTRAIDYLERNPQVDVVGGRVVHLPLWRTADYSSAALYAQRGEPKVRQGTLIDGLPVAYKVPNFYIARTASVRSIGYDDRLKRVDHNDFFTSAYGRLVCVVDPAMVCLHAHSYFDAHYQGFRMNTAADLAWIAQKWGGHDASLPTAEGGLTAGQRLAFHHAAVEVVARDLGVTVVHGGGPDSEAVRISVPGDAEPLLAVLGTMGWRGSRGHLTHPLWGDLQVHPAGEGVADTAPASFTGITGLAVEAGRWPVPEAGGDVGGPAASGIRRSPRAGWLDAGEIVLAAALPAGPVLTLTSPGDLVFAGFGPGRRPADEVVAEVLAAFDDPPADAAEQLDGFVRLLVEQGLLER, from the coding sequence ATGGGACGGCAGGACTGGCAGGACATGCTCAAGCACCGCGTCTCGCGGGTGGCGCACGGGACCGGACGGCGTCCGGTGCTGCAGGCGGCCTACGGCGGGTTGATCGGGGTCGAGTCCGCGGCTGCCGCCGCGTGGGCCGGACGCCGCGGGCGCGGCCCGGTGGACCCCGGCACCCTCACCCTGGTCGTCAAGACCTTCGAGCGGCCCGCCGTGCTGCGGCGCATGCTCGCCAGCGTGCGGAAGGTGTTCGCGGGGCCGGTCGTGGTCGCCGACGACAGTCGCACCCCGGGACGGGTCGACGACCCTCGCACCACCGTGCTCGCCCTGCCCTTCGACACAGGCATCGGGGCCGGCCGCAACGCCCTGCTGGACGCCGTCGAGACCCCGTACGTGTTCATGACCGACGACGACATGGTGCTGCTGCCCGACTTCGATGTCACCCGGGCCATCGACTACCTCGAGCGCAACCCGCAGGTCGACGTGGTCGGCGGGCGGGTCGTGCACCTGCCCCTGTGGCGCACGGCCGACTACTCCTCGGCCGCCCTGTACGCCCAGCGCGGTGAGCCCAAGGTGCGGCAGGGGACGCTCATCGACGGCCTGCCCGTGGCGTACAAGGTGCCCAACTTCTACATCGCGCGCACGGCCTCGGTGCGCTCCATCGGCTACGACGACCGGCTCAAGCGCGTCGACCACAACGACTTCTTCACCTCCGCCTACGGCCGCCTGGTCTGCGTCGTCGACCCGGCGATGGTGTGCCTGCACGCGCACTCGTACTTCGACGCGCACTACCAGGGATTCCGCATGAACACCGCGGCCGACCTGGCCTGGATCGCGCAGAAGTGGGGCGGCCACGATGCGAGCCTGCCGACCGCCGAGGGCGGGCTCACCGCCGGCCAGCGCCTGGCGTTCCACCACGCGGCGGTCGAGGTGGTTGCGCGCGACCTCGGAGTGACGGTGGTGCACGGGGGCGGGCCCGACAGCGAGGCCGTTCGGATCAGCGTCCCCGGCGATGCGGAGCCGCTCCTGGCCGTGCTCGGCACGATGGGCTGGCGTGGCTCGCGGGGCCACCTCACCCACCCGCTGTGGGGCGACCTGCAGGTGCACCCCGCCGGCGAGGGCGTGGCCGACACCGCCCCCGCCAGCTTCACCGGCATCACGGGCCTGGCCGTGGAGGCCGGGCGCTGGCCCGTGCCCGAGGCGGGCGGCGACGTGGGCGGGCCCGCGGCGTCCGGGATTCGTCGCTCGCCGCGTGCGGGCTGGCTGGACGCCGGCGAGATCGTGCTCGCCGCGGCCCTGCCCGCCGGGCCGGTGCTGACCCTCACCTCGCCGGGTGACCTGGTCTTCGCCGGCTTCGGTCCGGGCCGCCGCCCGGCCGACGAGGTCGTCGCCGAGGTGCTGGCCGCCTTCGACGACCCGCCTGCCGACGCGGCCGAACAACTGGACGGTTTCGTGCGCCTTCTCGTGGAGCAGGGGCTGCTCGAGCGCTAG
- a CDS encoding MOSC domain-containing protein, which produces MPTLTHVCVVHALLPDDGHFGATAIDKRPVSGPVQVNRLNVRGDVQVDRKHHGGRFRAVYVVADEDAAVIEAELGRAMPVGWMGENFRVTGAGSLSDVLVGERWRVGGAEIAFTEPRVPCATFARFVGERGYVKRFTTLGRPGGMCEVLTPGPVEAGQAIEVVHRPAHGLTLGMAFANRYPPDVAAAFLAEVPEADITPDVLAKARASLA; this is translated from the coding sequence ATGCCCACGCTCACCCACGTCTGCGTCGTGCACGCGCTACTGCCCGACGACGGCCACTTCGGCGCCACGGCGATCGACAAGCGGCCGGTGTCCGGCCCGGTGCAGGTCAACCGGCTCAACGTGCGCGGCGACGTGCAGGTCGACCGCAAGCACCACGGGGGCCGGTTCCGCGCCGTCTACGTCGTCGCCGACGAGGACGCCGCCGTCATCGAGGCCGAGCTCGGCCGTGCGATGCCGGTCGGGTGGATGGGCGAGAACTTCCGGGTGACCGGAGCGGGGTCGCTCTCCGACGTGCTGGTCGGCGAGCGCTGGCGGGTGGGCGGGGCCGAGATCGCCTTCACCGAGCCGCGGGTCCCGTGCGCCACCTTCGCCCGGTTCGTCGGCGAGCGCGGGTACGTCAAGCGGTTCACCACGCTGGGGCGTCCGGGCGGGATGTGCGAGGTGCTCACGCCCGGCCCCGTCGAGGCCGGGCAGGCGATCGAGGTCGTCCACCGACCCGCACACGGGCTCACCCTCGGGATGGCGTTCGCGAACCGCTACCCGCCGGACGTGGCGGCGGCGTTCCTCGCCGAGGTGCCCGAGGCCGACATCACGCCCGACGTGCTCGCGAAGGCGAGGGCATCGCTGGCCTGA
- a CDS encoding patatin-like phospholipase family protein produces MTTPTPCDLVMKGGVTSGIVYPHLVTRLARRHRFVRIGGASAGAIAAAFTAAAEFDRHERAGGHVPAGDGPTGFELLHTMPDTLAHGLPGLFAPRHDLRHHLAAVLALVDRRGVGGKVGPALRHAVAGTSGRLGPGLVLCLAAGVGLGLAVWAWGGAAPWAALVAGTLLAVLLAGIVALASLWWFVRVGVERMVDNGYGLVRGLTDPAEGTEPGGALTEWLTDTLDAVAGLPAGRVLTFGDLWGPEAVEQHRRLRLGSAERVVDPVELEAFSPRVDLQVMTTCLSLRRPYTFPFTTRIFHWCPTCWAGWFPPRVVAALEEASKPAHPQRQRIDGEPTPIPDHCPHHPGTRLRQLPHPSDVPVVVGVRLSLSFPGVVSAVPMWVLDRYRAEGNWAYREVWFSDGGLTSNFPLEFFDAPLPGHPTFGVTLEAPHPDFPDTVAFRPVTNNSGILGRVRPITGAGQFVEAILGVLVDWRDALTVPAAGNRDRVVEVRIPEDAGGLHLTMPPEVVADVARRGEEGAALLESFDWDNHRWIRYRTATAGLGDLLHDVRENWPHYTDLVARDVPPSYPVADGRADDDRAATASLLEAAGRLRDLDNPAHSGSVPTPRRAFRATPST; encoded by the coding sequence ATGACCACCCCGACCCCCTGCGACCTCGTGATGAAGGGTGGGGTGACGAGCGGCATCGTCTACCCCCACCTGGTCACGCGGCTGGCCCGGCGGCACCGCTTCGTGCGCATCGGCGGCGCCTCCGCCGGCGCGATCGCGGCCGCGTTCACCGCGGCGGCCGAGTTCGACCGCCACGAGCGGGCGGGTGGCCACGTACCCGCGGGCGACGGCCCGACCGGGTTCGAGCTCCTGCACACGATGCCCGACACGCTGGCCCACGGCCTGCCGGGGCTGTTCGCGCCGCGGCACGACCTACGCCACCACCTCGCGGCGGTGCTCGCCCTGGTCGACCGGCGCGGGGTCGGCGGCAAGGTCGGCCCCGCGCTGCGGCACGCGGTGGCCGGCACGTCCGGACGCCTCGGGCCCGGCCTGGTCCTGTGCCTGGCCGCCGGGGTCGGGTTAGGGCTGGCGGTCTGGGCGTGGGGCGGCGCCGCCCCGTGGGCCGCCCTGGTCGCCGGCACGCTCCTGGCTGTCTTGCTGGCCGGGATCGTCGCCCTCGCGTCGCTGTGGTGGTTCGTCCGGGTCGGCGTCGAGCGCATGGTCGACAACGGGTACGGGCTGGTCCGGGGGCTGACCGACCCGGCCGAGGGCACCGAGCCGGGCGGGGCGCTCACGGAGTGGCTCACCGACACCCTCGACGCCGTGGCCGGGCTCCCCGCCGGGCGGGTGCTGACGTTCGGCGACCTCTGGGGCCCCGAGGCGGTCGAGCAGCACCGGCGGCTCCGGCTGGGCAGCGCCGAGCGGGTGGTCGACCCGGTGGAGCTCGAGGCGTTCTCCCCGCGGGTCGACCTGCAGGTGATGACGACCTGCCTGTCGTTGCGGCGGCCCTACACGTTCCCGTTCACCACGCGGATCTTCCACTGGTGCCCCACGTGCTGGGCCGGGTGGTTCCCCCCACGCGTCGTCGCGGCGCTGGAGGAGGCGTCGAAGCCGGCCCACCCCCAGCGCCAGCGCATCGACGGCGAGCCGACGCCCATCCCCGACCACTGCCCACACCACCCGGGCACCCGGCTGCGCCAGCTGCCCCACCCGTCCGACGTGCCGGTCGTCGTCGGCGTGCGGCTCAGCCTGTCGTTCCCCGGCGTGGTCAGCGCCGTCCCGATGTGGGTGCTCGACCGCTACCGGGCCGAGGGCAACTGGGCCTACCGCGAGGTGTGGTTCTCCGACGGCGGGCTGACCTCGAACTTCCCGCTGGAGTTCTTCGACGCGCCCCTGCCCGGCCACCCGACCTTCGGGGTCACGCTCGAGGCGCCGCACCCCGACTTCCCCGACACGGTGGCGTTCCGTCCGGTGACGAACAACTCCGGCATCCTCGGCCGCGTGCGCCCGATCACGGGGGCGGGCCAGTTCGTCGAGGCGATCCTGGGCGTGCTGGTCGACTGGCGCGACGCGTTGACCGTCCCCGCCGCTGGCAACCGCGACCGGGTGGTCGAGGTCCGCATCCCCGAGGACGCGGGGGGCCTGCACCTGACCATGCCGCCCGAGGTGGTCGCCGACGTCGCCCGCCGCGGCGAGGAGGGGGCTGCGCTCCTTGAGTCCTTCGACTGGGACAACCACCGCTGGATCCGCTACCGCACCGCCACCGCGGGCCTCGGCGACCTGCTGCACGACGTGCGCGAGAACTGGCCGCACTACACCGACCTGGTCGCGCGCGACGTCCCGCCGAGCTACCCCGTGGCCGACGGCCGGGCCGACGACGACCGGGCGGCCACGGCGTCCCTGCTGGAGGCGGCCGGGCGCCTGCGCGACCTGGACAACCCGGCCCACAGCGGCAGCGTTCCCACGCCCCGGCGGGCCTTCCGGGCCACGCCGTCGACATGA
- a CDS encoding DNA-3-methyladenine glycosylase — translation MTERTRTWTPAWPCPVASIWSTWRRGAGDPTYRVDEAGRHWRALHTPAGPATLRVLPRAGLGVVEAAAWGEGADWALASLPALLGADDDPAGFEPLPGHPVLARAWHAHRHWRVGRGGVVWQALLPAIIEQKVTGQEAFGAQRRLVRRYGVPAPGPGADLGLRLSPTAEQARAIPSWEWLQLPVDHARSVTLQRAARVASGLERTLGAPDADARLRSVPGIGRWTSAEVRQRAHGDADAVSLGDYHVARSIGWALVGEQTDDDAAEELLQPYAGHRYRVQRLLELAGVRHPQHGPRMAPRAHLPR, via the coding sequence ATGACCGAACGCACCCGCACCTGGACGCCCGCCTGGCCCTGTCCGGTGGCGTCCATCTGGTCGACCTGGCGACGCGGCGCCGGCGACCCGACCTACCGTGTCGACGAGGCTGGCCGGCACTGGCGAGCGCTCCACACCCCGGCGGGGCCGGCGACCCTCCGGGTGCTGCCGCGGGCGGGGCTGGGCGTGGTCGAGGCGGCCGCGTGGGGCGAGGGCGCCGACTGGGCGCTGGCGAGCCTCCCCGCGCTGCTGGGCGCCGACGACGACCCGGCCGGCTTCGAGCCGCTGCCCGGGCACCCGGTGCTGGCCCGCGCCTGGCACGCCCACCGGCACTGGCGGGTCGGGCGCGGCGGGGTGGTCTGGCAGGCGTTGCTCCCTGCGATCATCGAGCAGAAGGTGACCGGGCAGGAGGCCTTCGGTGCGCAGCGCCGGCTGGTCCGCCGGTACGGCGTCCCTGCCCCCGGGCCGGGCGCCGATCTGGGGCTGCGGCTGTCCCCCACCGCCGAGCAGGCGCGGGCGATCCCGTCGTGGGAATGGCTCCAGCTGCCGGTCGACCATGCCCGGTCGGTGACCCTGCAGCGGGCCGCGCGGGTGGCGTCCGGCCTCGAGCGCACGCTCGGCGCGCCGGACGCCGACGCCCGGCTGCGCTCGGTGCCCGGCATCGGGCGCTGGACGAGCGCGGAGGTGCGGCAGCGCGCCCACGGCGACGCCGACGCGGTGAGCCTGGGCGACTACCACGTCGCCCGCAGCATCGGGTGGGCCCTGGTCGGCGAGCAGACCGACGACGACGCTGCCGAGGAACTGCTGCAGCCGTACGCCGGGCACCGCTACCGGGTGCAGCGCCTGCTGGAACTCGCCGGCGTACGGCACCCGCAACACGGTCCACGCATGGCACCGCGGGCCCACCTTCCGAGGTGA
- a CDS encoding DUF4870 domain-containing protein, which produces MTDPQAQNSTPDPQGGKPWVNPMDAPPPFPNAGPSYNAYANPYTSTPNPGWTPSPNYATGPQRTSADERMWAMLAHLSAPIAAVVSAGWLTIVGPLVVYLTQKDRSHFVRNASAGAFNFTLAMWLVSLIGWILTFTIIGAIVGVPMILIGAFGSIVLGIVGAIKSWNGESYTYPWQLKVLN; this is translated from the coding sequence ATGACTGATCCTCAGGCCCAGAACTCGACGCCGGACCCCCAGGGCGGGAAGCCCTGGGTCAACCCCATGGACGCGCCCCCGCCGTTCCCGAACGCGGGGCCCTCGTACAACGCGTACGCCAACCCGTACACCTCCACCCCGAACCCGGGCTGGACGCCGTCCCCGAACTACGCCACCGGCCCCCAGCGCACCTCGGCCGACGAGCGCATGTGGGCGATGCTGGCCCACCTGTCCGCCCCGATCGCCGCGGTCGTCTCGGCCGGCTGGCTCACGATCGTCGGCCCGCTCGTGGTCTACCTCACCCAGAAGGACCGCTCGCACTTCGTGCGCAACGCCTCGGCCGGCGCGTTCAACTTCACCCTCGCGATGTGGCTGGTCAGCCTGATCGGCTGGATCCTGACCTTCACCATCATCGGTGCGATCGTCGGTGTCCCGATGATCCTGATCGGCGCCTTCGGCTCGATCGTGCTGGGCATCGTCGGAGCCATCAAGTCGTGGAACGGCGAGTCCTACACCTACCCGTGGCAGCTGAAGGTCCTCAACTGA
- a CDS encoding transglycosylase family protein yields the protein MVSKRLVAGATALAIATWGTIVAGSLAMSQAGATEYPVWDQVAQCESGGNWSINTGNGYYGGVQFSLSTWAAFGGREYAYYPHHASKEQQIAIARRTLAVQGPGAWPTCSVKAGLTKENGGADRDAQPEGDGGSTPAPAPSDELTVNGDLDRPTIIAMQKWVGTTPDGIWGPATTRALQAKVGASVTGYRDRQTTVRVQTVVGATPDGVWGPKTTSALQRFLLDGAGGSEPAPAPAPAPEPAPEPAPSGGLEVNGILDRATTIAMQKWVGTTPDGIWGPATTRALQAKVGVSVDGVRGPETNRGVQRTVGATADGIWGPATTRALQTYLNNLG from the coding sequence ATGGTTTCGAAGCGACTGGTGGCAGGGGCGACCGCGCTCGCGATCGCGACCTGGGGCACGATCGTCGCCGGCAGCCTGGCGATGTCGCAGGCCGGCGCGACCGAGTACCCGGTGTGGGACCAGGTGGCCCAGTGCGAGTCCGGCGGGAACTGGTCGATCAACACGGGCAACGGCTACTACGGCGGCGTCCAGTTCTCGCTGTCGACGTGGGCCGCCTTCGGCGGGCGCGAATACGCCTACTACCCGCACCACGCCAGCAAGGAGCAGCAGATCGCCATCGCGCGGCGCACGCTCGCGGTGCAGGGTCCCGGCGCGTGGCCCACCTGCTCGGTGAAGGCCGGCCTCACCAAGGAGAACGGCGGCGCGGACCGCGACGCCCAGCCGGAGGGCGACGGCGGCTCGACGCCGGCCCCGGCTCCCAGCGACGAGCTCACCGTCAACGGCGACCTCGACCGCCCGACCATCATCGCGATGCAGAAGTGGGTCGGCACGACCCCCGACGGCATCTGGGGCCCGGCCACGACCCGTGCGCTGCAGGCCAAGGTGGGGGCGTCCGTCACCGGGTACCGCGACCGCCAGACCACCGTGCGCGTCCAGACCGTCGTGGGCGCCACCCCCGACGGCGTGTGGGGCCCGAAGACCACCAGCGCCCTGCAGCGGTTCCTGCTCGACGGCGCGGGCGGCTCCGAGCCGGCCCCCGCACCCGCCCCGGCGCCCGAGCCCGCGCCCGAACCGGCCCCCTCGGGCGGTCTCGAGGTCAACGGCATCCTGGACCGGGCGACGACCATCGCGATGCAGAAGTGGGTCGGCACGACCCCCGACGGCATCTGGGGCCCGGCCACGACCCGCGCGCTGCAGGCCAAGGTGGGCGTGTCCGTGGACGGCGTCCGCGGCCCGGAGACCAACCGCGGCGTCCAGCGCACGGTGGGGGCGACGGCCGACGGCATCTGGGGCCCGGCCACCACGCGTGCCCTGCAGACGTACCTGAACAACTTGGGCTGA
- a CDS encoding cell division protein SepF: MAQARSIVVLHPTSYRESKVVGEHLRDGDVVLLDLTRLDGDDMHRLVDFVSGLVFGLQGNIDKVTAYVMLLVPPGVTAIDDESHLTGSFYNQS; this comes from the coding sequence GTGGCCCAGGCCCGCAGCATCGTCGTGCTCCACCCGACCTCGTACCGGGAGTCGAAGGTGGTGGGCGAGCACCTCCGCGACGGCGACGTCGTGCTGCTCGACCTCACCCGGCTGGACGGCGACGACATGCACCGGCTGGTCGACTTCGTCTCCGGCCTGGTCTTCGGCCTGCAGGGCAACATCGACAAGGTGACCGCCTACGTCATGCTGCTTGTCCCCCCGGGCGTGACCGCGATCGACGACGAGAGCCACCTCACCGGGTCCTTCTACAACCAGAGCTGA